TCCGAACATTATGAATATCAAGGAGAAGGCAGTTTTGGGAGCTGGTGGCAAGCAGCAAATTAAGGCAAATGTGCTTGCACCGCGCGCCAATTCGGGCGTGCTAGTTCCGAACAACACCAAAGTGCCGCGCGGCATTCCCGCACCCTCCGGCAAAGCGGTAAGGTTCCATCACAATTCCATCCcaaaactttgttgttgttcctgttgtgTGCGTTAAAATGCAGCTGCCCCTcctgctctctctcactctaacTCTGCTTTAGTGGTGGCAACGATCGTTGTTCCTGCGAACAGCGATGGTGGTGGGTTTCATgttgtgtctgtctgtctatctgtgttccaacaaatttgtatgttaaataattatttttgtagataAGCTtttgcaactatttttttaatacccAAACTCACTGATATGCATTCGCACTTTTTGCGCGCAATCGCGCCTAATCTGCAAAACTAACCTAGAAATGCATACTTCAATACTTTACTCTGGCGCGCATTTTTcttccaacaacaacaaagtgagCACAGGGACTTGCAGAGAGAGTAATAATAGCAAACAGGCAAACGAGCTCTTGTGCACTGCAATGTAATTGCTATGCTCacctcacacatacacatgcgcAGGCAGTGAGTagcgaatgtgtgtgcgtgcatgtaatagagagagcgagagcgagataAAGAAGCCCCAGGGAAGCCTGCAAAGGGCGCGCACAGTGAAagagtaacaacagcaacaacatcgaaatGCGACTGCGCAACTCCCGTAACAGGATTTTTCCAAGAGTGGAAAACACGAATAGACGCAAGGCGAGACAGCAACTGGCGTTCGCTCGTTGTTGTCCGACTGTTTGTTCGCtgcacaaacgcacacacacatacatatatatattttgagcgAGTGCGCTTTactaatttatgcatttgtgtgcgtgtgtgtttgttttttgtattctatgtAGCCTCTTCGTGATCTTGGGGTGGAAAACGCTGGCTATGGCGTCGGTGGCGGCCCTAAAAAATCAAATGCTGTGCCCGTGGAGCAATTCAAGACATTCTCGGTATACGAGGACAATATCGATACACAGGTGCAGTTGCAGTCTCAACTCAATGCAAATGCTGCCGATAAGGAGAATATTCAAAAAGACAACGGCAAATTGTAAGTGCTGCCCAACAACATTGATATAAATTCTCAATTTCTCCACTTTACGCTGTGGTTTTACTTACTTCTTGTAGCGAATCGTTGCCAAAACAACATGGCTTTCAACTGGATAACACGCCCATGTCCGTCACCGATGTGCTGTCTCCAATGTCCGTTGACCGCTCTATCGCCGAAGCCAACACTAGCCTCACTGAGGACATGCTTAACGCCAGCGATGCTTCTGTGGTCGCAAGAGCTGAGCTGATGCCACGCAATGATCGGCAACGATTCTTTGAGGTGGTTCAGTATCAACAAGACATCTTGGAGAATTTCCGAGAGAGCGAGGTGAGTAACTAAACTTATATAAGTCGTTTGTTTTCTCTAAGTAGAGgcaattatatatgtatatatatttttattttttaatttaaattataattttaactCAATTACTATACCATAgctttatgtttattttcaatttaaatgatatatttcGATTATAGTTGGTAATTACCTTAAACTAAAAAAGGTTTacgataaaaataatttattagcttAGTTCAATGTATTCCCTTCTTCAAAAAcctatttattaaatattttgaaatctaGCAAAGTATATGCTTAGTTATCAATCCTCCTAGACCCTCTCTTCTATTTGTATCTAAGAATTTCATCACAACTGCAGTGTGTCCTCCATCTGGTGCGTATCTTGTCACGCACTTAACCAAaaccattttccatttccgtCAACTAATAGTGTGTATACATGTTGTctacttgcacacacacttatactcAACTgcatatttgtatgtgtgtgtgtagagaaCCCTGTCCGCACCCTAATGGTGACGATGTCTTCGCGCGTCGttgccttttttcttttctttgcctCTTTCTTCCTTTTTGTTGCCTGCATCGCTGGCTCTTGTTTATCGTTTACCATTCGAAATAACCCGGCGCCGTCTTCATTTCTATATTGCTGTCCCACTCTGTCTGGAAGGCTGCTTTCCAGTCTTGGCATGATTGCGCAACTGGAACGAGCGCAGCTGGCCGACCATTTGGTTTCGTGTCCACCCAGAGAGATTCCCTATTtaaaactacaactacaaaacacgtcaacatttaatttaagcttTATTTAACTTGTTTTTGCCCTGTTGTCTTGCACGTGTGTGGAACTGCATTCGCAGTTGACCCGAGAGTAATGTAGAGTTCAAGTACAGTGCTGCCAAAGCAATTCCACACACGATCACAATAAAAGAGTGATCAAGTTAACGCGATGTCTTGTTAAATTGATCGTAAAAGTCGTCGTAGACAGCATTGCTGAGCTGTTCGAGCGAATCCTTTCGCTGCTTCTCCTGCTCAATGGCCAGCTTCGCATTGTCGCGCACCAGATCATCGAGCTGCTGCTTGTACTTGCGATCCATGTCGATCTGCTTGTGCATCAGCGAGCGATCCATATTGATGGCATACTGCTCCCACTGCTTGTCCATCAGCTGTGCCTCCGTCTTGCGCTGCAGCGTGTCCGTCAATTGTTGCACCTGCCCCTTGCGGAAGTCGCGCAATTCATCTGGAGTCATGCCGCGATACATGAAGGCGATCTTCTTGTTGGGATTGGTGCGCGACTGGGCGACATCGGGATTCTCCGTGAGCATGTCACTGGACAACATGTTATAGATCTCGGCCATATCATCCTCGTAGGTCTCCTGCTTTTGGCGCTGTCGATTCTCCTGCTTCTGCTTGGCCAAATTGATGTTGAACTGCCGAATCTTGTGTATGATCTGATGCCGCATACGGTGATCCGACTTGGCCATCTCCTCCAGATGCTTGTCGCGACACCACACGCTCTCCATGTACACATTGTCGGCCTGGCGACGTGCCTCCTCCGCCTGCTTGCGCTCCATCACCTGCTGATCGAGCCAGGCGCGTTGCTGTTCCCGCTGACGCACCTGACGATCACTCTTGTTGAGATCCTCGCCGTAAAAGATCTGCGCACTGGAGATGCCCAGTGTGATGTCTGCGTCGGAGATGCGTACTGGCGTCGACTTCTTCAAGTAGTTGGGATCATTGAGATCGAATTCACGTCTCTGATCCTTGCGTTGATAGCGACAACGATAGAAATTCAGATCCGAGTCCATGATGCGTTTCTCCTTCTCCAATTCCTTTTCCTTGGCGGTAATCAGACGCTTCTGCAGCTGTTCCTGCTCCTCATAACGTTTATCGCACTCCAGCTGCTCACTTGCCTGTTTCTTCTTCTCCCTGATCTGTCGCTCCAGCGTATCCAAGTCGAGCTAAAGATAAGAATGCATTATTAGAGGAAAAAGGTCTAGTTTACACCGGACTTACTCCAAAGAGCCGCTGCTTGGCATTGAAGATGCGTTTCTTGCGCTCCTCTTCGTACTGCTCCCGTTTCTGCAGCTTGATCGCCTCGCTGAGATCATCCTTGGTACACAATGCCATTTTGAGCGTCATCTTGTAGCTTTAACCTAAGAATTGTTCACTTCTAAATGTAGTCTATTCCGtgtgaaatttgtttgctttctgaaacagaaattcaaatttgaatgtatagttttttttgttgcttggtTGCCGGGTCGGGTCGATTGTTGGTAGGTAGCTTTTGTTTATAGTCTGACAACTCCATTAAATCggatattaaatatttatttactttattttcttaactatttataatacttttttatatcgaaagaaagaaatgcttttaataatattttaataaagaatTTCACCGTAGTTACTAGAATATTAAGctatttcattgtttattcattcattatcAACTTACTTAGCTGCAATGTTATGattttacttatatattttaaaatttcccTAAGGCATTCCCTATTCTATTACGCTACAAAGAAAGCAATACCATCCTAATGACTTCATAAGAATggatttgaaaaataaaccCTAAACCGATTCGTAGAACTGCCAAACTTTAGGTAAAAATCACAATTTCATGCAGTTTGTCCGAATGGTCTCTTTAGTGGCTTTTCCGGTGGCATTTGACGTGTCCAATAATCGTTAAGCTGGCTATTAAATAAACACCTAATGTACATATCGGGCTCGTATTGCCGTTTCGCCCAAGATTTGCGCTCGGAGAGCGTCGTTCGTATTTGGATGCGGCTCACGTACTGCGAAATaaccaataaacaaataaaaattggtaaATTCGATTTCAGgcgagtgagaaagagaggggaagCAAAACGTTGTTCGGGGAAATTGCGCTGCGAACGAGTTTATTTCCCAAgagtagttttttttttttggcaagttttggttactttttttttgttttgtgtgcaaGAACCAACTACGAATATTAACGAGTGTGAAatctacaaataaaaattaaacgtAAAGTCTTTAGTTTTACCAGCCTATAATTGTATGGGTAAACAATCCGAGTTTGATTGACGCCGATTGTTTAACgctcttttttgtttaccaCTTCACACTTGTGGCAGACTATTGCTTAGATATTATGACTTGTTAACTCACATCTCCGCATCGCTTTCTCGTATTTGCAGAAGAAGCATCGCCCCAAGCCGCAGTACATGCGTCGCCAGACTGACATCAATCACTCGATGCGCGCCATTCTGGTTGATTGGCTTGTCGAGGTCGCCGAGGAATACAAACTGGACACGGAAACTCTCTATTTGACAGTGTCCTATCTGGACCGCTTCCTTAGCCACATGTCAGTGAAACGCGCCAAGCTTCAGCTGGTTGGCACTGCGGCCATGTATGTCGCCGCGTAAGTAATCCAATGAGTCCTCACCCCCCTCCTACACTACTCTCGTATGCCCAAGCTGTAGCTTAGGGACACAACATGTCAACATTTAACGCCGGTTTGTGATGATTGATTCGTTCATAGTTTATGGCAGCACACTTACCTAATCAAATTGCTGTGTGTGTCAAGGGAACGAAATGGTCATCATTTACACACTCATCCtttggcaattgaaattgtaacCGTAAGTTTATTCTCTTTGCAGTAAATATGAGGAGGTCTACCCACCAAACGCTAGTGAGTTTGTCTTCCTCACCGACGACAGCTATACACAGGCCCAAGTGCTGCGCATGGAGCAAGTGTTCCTCAAGATTCTCACATTCAATTTGTCCACACCAACACCTTACGTTTTCATGACCACCTATGGCGTGCTGAGCGATATGCCCGAGAAGCTCAAGAGCTTGGCTTTGGTAAGGCGATGTCAATAGTTCCTCCTTAACATCAACTAATTTGAATTACTTGTGTATTGCAGTTCATTTGCGAGTTGTCACTGCTGGAGGGAGAGACCTATATGCAATATTTGCCATCACTGATGTCGTCTGCTTCGCTCGCTTTGGCACGTCACATTTTGGGTATGCAGATGTGGACACCAGAGCTGGAAAAGATTACCACGTACTCGTTGGAGCAATTGATGGATGTGGTGGTGCTGCTCTGCAAAACACACAAGGGCGCCAAGGACCTCAGCACTCAGGCCATACAGGAGAAATACAAGCGGGACAAGTAAGTTTGTAACTGGCcagcaaacatttcaatttgagtAATTATACGTTTTACTTTCTTGCAGATACAAGAAGGTGGCAAACATCGACAGCATAGAACTTAGCAAGGAAAACATGGAGGATATTGCAGGCGTACAAGGCAGCCTGCTCAACGGACTTATTGTTTGGCCTGAATGTGGATTCGAAAGTGGATTTGTTTTATAagttttaagtgttttttaCAAAACAGCATCAGCCATGATcatattgtattgtaatttGTAGGTTAGCGTTTTGTATTGTAAAACCCTTCTGCTACATATCTAGTTGTATTCGTTATAGATTAATGTAAGTACGATTAAGTTGAGAACTGCTGCCAGCTATCATCATCTGCCAAAGCGACGCACGCGTAATGAAACGAGCAAGCACTGTCACTGCCATctagatacaaattttgatcAATTTACACTCTGGCGAAGTATTGGACGATTTAATATGCTGACTAAGCTAACAAACAACATCATTGCTACTATCAAGAGaaaaaacgcacacacaccacacaaaGATTTGAAGTCCTCAGCGCGAGTTTGTCACGCCAAGCGTGCGCCAGCAGCAAATGATTTAATAGAAGAAACATGGAATAAAGCAcctcacaaaacaaaacaaaaaacaaaaacgtcaaaataacaatttttaagctATACTAACACACACCTTATTTTAGGCATTGACTGTTTgtcaaaatacataaatactagTTCGtacatatattacatatacatatttaaactAATCACGCTTACTACACATTTAgttgaacattttaatgtatttgtatcattatttatttgcctagTGCAgagtaaattgaaaatcaatttggcAAGCGCTGGATGATGTTTAATTCGCTTCAACAATTATTTACACCTAAATAGAATCAGTTGTATTTGTAATCACATTTGCGAATTTTACTAACCGTCAATAAACCCATGAAAGCCAAACTAcgttcgttttttcttttgcttgaaACTACTGAATCCTGTTTTATGATAATGTTTAATATAGAGGATATGGTATATACTACTACTAGGTGGGCTGAAAAGTAACCTCCTTGACCACCTAAATGCGCTGCTATCGCAAAAATTATTGTCGTTCCTTATAGTCCATTCATATTTAGGTACCCATGTTGAAATTCAGAGCGATACAGCccttagttttgttttgacaGCTGATAATTTTTGATGTGTTTGACACCATGTTGACCATGGAAGAAAACGATTTTCGTTTCCtcataaaacattattttttgagAGGCAAAACAGCGACGGAAACTAAAGAAAAGTTGGATAAATACTATGCGGCTAATGCTCCTTCAGATTACACCGCGAAATATTGGCTACGAGATTTTCTTGGTGGCCGAACCTCCACTACCGATGAAGTCCGCAGTGGCAGGCCCTCCGAAGGTTACACAggaaaacgtaaaaaaaaaacatgaaatggTATTGGCTGaccagaaaataaaaatccgCGAGCTAGCAGAGGCCACAAGGATTAATAATGAGCGTTCAGGACATATTTTGGGCGAGATTTTGCACATGAAAAAATTATCCTGCCGTTGGGTGCCGCGTTTGCTGAATCCAGACCAAAAATACGAAAGTGAGAACCATGGCTAAAATCAACGATTTAGGACTCCAAGTGCTTCCCCATTCACCTTATTCACCCGATTTGGCTCCCTCGGACTATTACCTCTTCCCAAACCTCAAAAAATGGCtcatcaataaaaaattcagtTCGCGGGAGGAAATTATCGATGCTGCAGAGGAGTATTTACAGACCTTCCGGAGAATTGCTTTTCAGATGGGATCAAAAAGTTGGAAAATCGCTGGAATAAGTGTATCGACCTAAAAGGAGACtacattgaataaaaaaaaagaaaaaataaaaaaaaacatttttttcatcTCCAAGGAGCTTACTTTTCAGCCCATCTAGTATGTATACTATCAGTGTATTATGTATACATTACTGTATTgctgtatatataatatacagtCGGTATACTATTTATACTAtcagaatattttataagcaataagtatatatataatataataatgtacTATCAgtacactaaaatatactagtagtattgtatatgtaatagcaatatactatatatactatccGATACACTAATTATCGGATTATCCTTTGTGCTGTCTGCAGTACGATGTACGAAATTAGCATTTAATTGACTCTTAATTAACGAACTTAAAAAGCGCGAATTAGTCCACCAAATTAGTTCCGATTATAAATTACCTAAATTAGCATATTATTTACTCAGCTGAATCAAGTCGAATTCAAATAGAAATTCGACGactacaaattgaaatggaaaagaTAATGTATTCGTTTTTATAGtaacagtttatttaaaaaaaataaggaaaacaaagtaaaatagTTGAGAGGATGCATTTGTATCCTCAGTTGGAGCTGGAcgcgcaaacacacacacacacacagatccACAGAAGTGGATACTCGATTTGGGAGTATTCATTGTTAATTCGTCTTGGTTCGGATACAGTTACAAATGCAACTCTTGAGCGTAAAAGAAATCGACAAAacagaaatgcaaataattgtcTGCAATGCATGTGTATATTGATGCCACATGGATTCCACtggtccgtccgtccgtccgtcctgTGTTCCATCTAGTACGCAAATCGTGTGTCCGGATGATAGCCAAGCTTGTCAAGCGCTGGATTGCAGGCAAAGTTAATCATGGGCGGTGGGCCGCAAAGCAGAACGATCGTGTCATCGTTGGCCGGCAACAGATGAGCGCCAATCATTTCGTCATTGATGAAGCCCACGCTATAGTTCCAGCCTGTATTAAAGATAGAAACGGTAAATAGATTAGTGCCAAGATATTCCCTCTTGATATGATTTGTTAGTACTAACTGCAGAACCTGCACGCGTTCACAAATTccctttttgtattttgtgaaatgaaaagcaaaacacttgTGTTGCAAATTTACATTCTAAGTAGATGGCTAGCTTGGTTGATTGGAACTTAATAGCTAAAACGTTGTTCAGACCGATGGCCCAGACGCTCCAGACCCGGTATGCATGTGTAGTTGACCATAGGAGGCGGTCCGCATAGCAGACACAGCGTTTGTGGGTCGGGCGGATGCAGATGCTCGTGCATCATATCGTCATTGACATGGCCAGTGTTGTAGGACCAGGCTATAAAGCGCGCGTGCGCCGTGCGCGGCATCCGTTTGAGGGCAGCATGTGGCGAGGGGGGCAAACACGAAATTTTCAACATAATAGATGGCTTTTTAGCAGTGCGCTACGCTTACAACTACAACATTTGATGGCAACTAATTGTGATTTGTGGTTGTGGCGATGTGAGATGCATTCCGAGTGTGATTTGCAATTCATTTCATACATTTGACTTATATAAATTACTCAATCATTCACCTAGCTACATATTTTGTGATTACTATAAAATGCAGCTAAGCATCTAAACACAAATCTATCTAATCGCAATGCCTATAAATAGCTGCTGGCTGCTTATAATTAAGACGTAACAAAACatgcattaaatttgaatttatacaCAATTCATTTGGCATCGATGTCaatgttaaaaataacttaacaaTTGCCAACTACACTTctgatattttatattaaataaagaatatccTCGCTAAACATTACTACTATAACTTCAATTATATGCCCAAAACTTTGATGAATCGGTGGAATGAAGTATGTATTGATGCCTGATTTGTTaactgcagctgttgctcacCTTCGGCTGATTTATCCACGGTGTACCA
This is a stretch of genomic DNA from Drosophila albomicans strain 15112-1751.03 chromosome 3, ASM965048v2, whole genome shotgun sequence. It encodes these proteins:
- the LOC117568941 gene encoding LOW QUALITY PROTEIN: G2/mitotic-specific cyclin-A (The sequence of the model RefSeq protein was modified relative to this genomic sequence to represent the inferred CDS: inserted 2 bases in 1 codon), giving the protein MASFQIHRDFNEKENPNIMNIKEKAVLGAGGKQQIKANVLAPRANSGVLVPNNTKVPRGIPAPSGKAPLRDLGVENAGYGVGGGPKKSNAVPVEQFKTFSVYEDNIDTQVQLQSQLNANAADKENIQKDNGKFESLPKQHGFQLDNTPMSVTDVLSPMSVDRSIAEANTSLTEDMLNASDASVVARAELMPRNDRQRFFEVVQYQQDILENFRESEKKHRPKPQYMRRQTDINHSMRAILVDWLVEVAEEYKLDTETLYLTVSYLDRFLSHMSVKRAKLQLVGTAAMYVAAKYEEVYPPNASEFVFLTDDSYTQAQVLRMEQVFLKILTFNLSTPTPYVFMTTYGVLSDMPEKLKSLALFICELSLLEGETYMQYLPSLMSSASLALARHILGMQMWTPELEKITTYSLEQLMDVVVLLCKTHKGAKDLSTQAIQEKYKRDKYKKVANIDSIELSKENMEDIXQAYKAACSTDLLFGLNVDSKVDLFYKF
- the LOC117568942 gene encoding RIB43A-like with coiled-coils protein 2, which encodes MTLKMALCTKDDLSEAIKLQKREQYEEERKKRIFNAKQRLFGLDLDTLERQIREKKKQASEQLECDKRYEEQEQLQKRLITAKEKELEKEKRIMDSDLNFYRCRYQRKDQRREFDLNDPNYLKKSTPVRISDADITLGISSAQIFYGEDLNKSDRQVRQREQQRAWLDQQVMERKQAEEARRQADNVYMESVWCRDKHLEEMAKSDHRMRHQIIHKIRQFNINLAKQKQENRQRQKQETYEDDMAEIYNMLSSDMLTENPDVAQSRTNPNKKIAFMYRGMTPDELRDFRKGQVQQLTDTLQRKTEAQLMDKQWEQYAINMDRSLMHKQIDMDRKYKQQLDDLVRDNAKLAIEQEKQRKDSLEQLSNAVYDDFYDQFNKTSR